From one Mycolicibacterium sp. HK-90 genomic stretch:
- a CDS encoding TetR/AcrR family transcriptional regulator, protein MNEPVPAQRDVSVEDTSTRHRILVATAEVLARSGQTKLSLSEVALQAGVSRPTLYRWFADKQELLDAFGTHEREMFDHGISRATVGLRGNEKLDAALRFIVQYQQSYSGVRLVDIEPEVVIAQLANVIPIMRARLLKLLSGANAPVKAATAIRVAVSHYIVRSDDDDQFLAQLRHAVGIKQSDPD, encoded by the coding sequence GTGAATGAACCTGTACCCGCGCAGCGGGACGTATCAGTAGAAGACACCTCGACGCGCCACCGGATCCTGGTGGCAACCGCCGAGGTGCTGGCCCGCAGCGGGCAGACGAAACTGAGCCTCTCCGAGGTGGCGCTGCAGGCCGGGGTCTCCCGGCCCACGCTGTATCGATGGTTCGCCGACAAGCAGGAGCTGCTCGACGCGTTCGGTACCCACGAACGCGAAATGTTCGACCATGGCATCAGCCGCGCCACCGTGGGCCTGCGGGGCAACGAGAAACTCGACGCGGCACTGCGATTCATCGTGCAGTATCAGCAGTCGTATTCCGGCGTCCGGCTGGTCGACATCGAACCCGAAGTGGTGATCGCCCAGCTGGCCAACGTCATTCCCATCATGCGGGCGCGGCTGCTCAAACTGCTGTCGGGCGCCAACGCCCCCGTGAAGGCGGCCACCGCGATCCGGGTCGCGGTTTCGCACTACATCGTCCGCAGCGACGACGACGACCAGTTCCTGGCCCAACTACGCCACGCCGTCGGCATCAAGCAGTCCGATCCGGACTGA
- a CDS encoding phosphotransferase has product MLTPARRLVPVAGLATHIGHGVQRIATDAVVGRLRLMPRHIADLDAAYLTELTGCRIESVSVVGGDAGTSSRARLELTGEAPESVFVKMPAATAATRMMGELGRLGHTEVRFYQQLAAGLTGVPRCHGAAFDALTGRFVLVLEDLSRGPCEFTDTLHPLDKDRAALTVELLARLHAAFWDRLPARSGSGPLGWLYSASGDHTSLMTGSLLKLSTRRLAESTDIPVADGRFIDENYRAAAQLLDRPPHTVMHGDAHPGNLFFRDGAAGLLDWQAVRRGHPGRELAYTLVTCMTTHDRQAAERDLLDEYRRALAAAGGPELDHDELWERYRLGAIYAYAAPVITAGLGGMQDEGIALEGARRGVAALADLETVAILKKLL; this is encoded by the coding sequence ATGCTGACACCGGCCCGACGCCTCGTCCCAGTCGCCGGCCTGGCCACACACATCGGCCATGGGGTGCAACGTATCGCAACCGATGCCGTCGTCGGACGCCTGCGCTTGATGCCCCGGCACATCGCCGACCTCGACGCGGCCTACCTGACCGAGCTCACCGGCTGCCGGATCGAATCGGTATCCGTCGTCGGCGGCGACGCGGGCACGTCCTCTCGCGCGCGACTGGAACTGACGGGCGAGGCACCCGAATCGGTGTTCGTCAAGATGCCTGCCGCGACCGCTGCCACCCGGATGATGGGTGAGCTCGGCCGGCTGGGACACACCGAGGTTCGCTTCTACCAACAGCTGGCCGCCGGCCTGACGGGCGTACCGCGCTGCCACGGAGCCGCCTTCGATGCGCTGACCGGTCGCTTCGTCCTGGTGCTGGAGGACCTGTCGCGCGGCCCCTGCGAGTTCACCGACACCCTGCACCCGCTCGACAAGGACCGTGCGGCGCTGACCGTGGAGCTGCTGGCCCGGCTGCACGCGGCGTTCTGGGATCGGCTGCCGGCACGCAGCGGCAGTGGACCACTGGGCTGGCTGTATTCGGCATCGGGTGACCACACCTCACTGATGACCGGCTCGCTGCTCAAGCTGTCGACCAGACGACTCGCCGAGAGCACCGACATCCCGGTGGCCGACGGCCGGTTCATCGACGAGAACTATCGCGCGGCGGCACAGCTACTCGACCGGCCTCCGCACACCGTGATGCACGGTGACGCACACCCGGGCAATCTGTTCTTCCGCGACGGTGCGGCCGGGCTGCTCGACTGGCAGGCCGTGCGCCGGGGCCACCCGGGCCGTGAACTGGCATATACCCTGGTCACCTGCATGACCACTCACGATCGACAAGCAGCCGAGCGCGATCTACTCGACGAATACCGGCGCGCGCTGGCCGCCGCCGGTGGCCCCGAGCTGGATCACGACGAGCTGTGGGAGCGCTACCGCCTGGGCGCGATCTACGCCTACGCCGCACCGGTGATCACCGCCGGCCTCGGCGGCATGCAGGACGAAGGCATCGCCTTGGAAGGCGCCAGACGGGGCGTGGCAGCCTTGGCCGACCTCGAGACTGTGGCAATACTCAAGAAGTTGCTGTGA
- a CDS encoding CaiB/BaiF CoA-transferase family protein codes for MAGPMEGFRVVELGVWVAAPAAGAILADWGADVIKIEPPSGDPARTFGRMLGIDPELGVAANPPFEMDNRSKRSIVLDLGTAEGRHTALELLSNADVFLTNVRPAALRRLQLDFETVAERNPRLVYGLVTGYGLAGPEADRAAYDVAAFWARAGLANLLTRPGDTPPFQRGGMGDHSAGMTLAAAVCAALLARNRTGTGQLVTTSLYRQGAYTVSFDLNTLLMSGEQIAIGQREAMANPCMNNYTAGDGQRFWVVGLQGDRHWPALCRVVSREEWLTDARFATARDRYVNARELIAELDGIFAGHPMDYWAALFDGEPDFFWSPINSLDDVIADEQFHAAGGIVEVPDGVSTVPMVASPADFSATPWQPRMVAPALGEHTDEILAELRGSQDR; via the coding sequence ATGGCGGGTCCGATGGAGGGGTTTCGGGTCGTCGAGTTGGGCGTCTGGGTTGCGGCGCCGGCCGCCGGGGCGATACTCGCCGACTGGGGTGCTGACGTCATCAAGATCGAACCGCCGTCTGGCGACCCCGCGAGGACCTTCGGCCGGATGCTCGGCATCGACCCGGAGCTCGGTGTGGCCGCCAATCCGCCCTTCGAGATGGACAACCGCTCCAAACGCAGCATCGTGCTCGACCTCGGCACTGCCGAGGGCCGGCACACGGCGCTGGAATTGCTCTCCAACGCAGACGTTTTCCTGACCAATGTGCGGCCGGCCGCGCTGCGGCGGCTACAGCTCGACTTCGAGACGGTGGCGGAACGCAATCCGCGCCTGGTGTACGGCCTGGTCACCGGGTACGGCCTGGCCGGGCCGGAGGCGGACCGGGCGGCCTACGACGTCGCCGCGTTCTGGGCCCGCGCCGGGCTGGCCAACCTGCTCACCCGCCCGGGCGACACTCCGCCTTTCCAGCGCGGCGGAATGGGGGACCACTCCGCCGGGATGACGTTGGCTGCCGCGGTGTGCGCCGCCCTACTGGCCCGAAACCGCACGGGCACCGGCCAATTGGTCACCACATCGCTGTACCGCCAAGGGGCCTACACCGTCAGCTTCGATCTCAACACCCTGCTGATGAGCGGGGAGCAGATCGCGATCGGGCAGCGGGAGGCGATGGCCAACCCGTGCATGAACAACTACACCGCGGGTGATGGGCAACGCTTCTGGGTCGTCGGCCTCCAAGGGGACCGGCACTGGCCTGCCTTGTGCCGGGTGGTGTCCCGGGAAGAATGGCTCACCGACGCGCGTTTCGCCACGGCGCGGGACCGATACGTCAACGCCCGCGAACTGATCGCCGAACTGGACGGTATCTTCGCCGGCCATCCGATGGACTACTGGGCCGCGCTGTTCGACGGCGAGCCGGACTTCTTCTGGTCGCCGATCAACAGCCTCGATGACGTCATCGCCGATGAGCAGTTTCACGCGGCCGGCGGCATTGTCGAAGTCCCCGACGGTGTTTCGACGGTTCCGATGGTGGCCAGCCCGGCCGACTTCTCGGCCACGCCGTGGCAGCCACGTATGGTGGCGCCGGCCCTCGGTGAGCACACCGACGAGATCCTGGCCGAGCTGCGCGGCAGTCAGGATCGTTGA
- a CDS encoding glycoside hydrolase family 3 C-terminal domain-containing protein — MTDSADLIVGLDLTEQAALGSGASFWTTKAIGPVPSIVLTDGPHGVRRQSGSATDHLGISGSEPATCFPPAVGLSQSWDAELVERIGRALGDESRALGVHVLLGPGVNIKRDPRCGRNFEYYSEDPLLSGVLGAAWVRGVQSRGVGASVKHFAVNNAEHDRMRASSDVDERTLREIYLRAFERVIREAAPWTVMCSYNRINGVFSAENTWLLTTVLRDEWGFDGVVVSDWGAVADRVAAVTAGLDLEMPSTGGVSDCEVVAAVQNGALAADAVARAAGRVAGLTGKVTQSHDTPTSFDIDDHHALARQAARQSIVLLKNDDELLPLAPAPLAVIGGFAQEPRYQGGGSSHVNPTRLDVPLDEIRRLAGDHPVSHCPGTDITAAVTSAKAAEAAIVFLGLTAEEESEGYDRTHIDLPAAQIDLLRAVVEVQPRTVVVLSHGGVVRLDAVAGLAPAIVDGALLGQAGGGALADVLFGIVNPSGRLAETVPLRLQDSPAYLNFPPEVGHTVYGERMFVGYRWYDARDMPVAFPFGHGLSYTTFGYTDLEVTATADGVSVRLTVTNTGSRAGREVVQVYAGLPGSAVGRPTRWLTGFGGVTLEPDERRTIDITVRRADLAYWSPDAGRWVVEAGEYLMSVGASSRDLRLSASVTLDGDEPTRPFTRESTLGELLADPVAAQTILSVLGSASPFGSVDSALGANLMRMLESVPIGRMAGFSGGKVTRQQLDELLAGINAQRS; from the coding sequence GTGACCGACTCAGCTGATCTCATCGTCGGGCTTGACCTGACCGAACAGGCCGCGCTCGGCAGCGGTGCGAGTTTCTGGACCACGAAGGCGATCGGTCCGGTGCCCTCGATCGTGCTGACCGACGGCCCGCATGGCGTGCGTCGCCAATCCGGCAGCGCGACAGACCATCTCGGCATCTCCGGCAGTGAGCCGGCGACCTGTTTTCCGCCTGCAGTCGGACTCAGCCAGTCCTGGGACGCCGAGCTGGTGGAACGAATCGGCCGAGCTCTCGGCGACGAATCCCGGGCGTTGGGCGTGCACGTGCTGCTCGGTCCGGGTGTCAACATCAAGCGCGATCCGCGCTGCGGACGCAACTTCGAGTACTACTCGGAGGATCCGCTGCTGTCCGGCGTGCTCGGTGCCGCATGGGTGCGCGGTGTGCAGAGCCGGGGTGTCGGCGCGTCGGTGAAGCATTTCGCCGTCAACAACGCCGAGCACGACCGGATGCGCGCGAGCTCCGATGTCGACGAGCGGACATTGCGGGAGATCTATCTGCGGGCGTTCGAGCGCGTGATCCGCGAGGCGGCGCCGTGGACGGTGATGTGTTCCTACAACCGGATCAACGGGGTCTTCTCCGCCGAGAACACCTGGCTGTTGACGACGGTGTTGCGCGACGAATGGGGTTTCGACGGAGTCGTGGTCAGCGACTGGGGTGCGGTGGCCGACCGGGTCGCCGCGGTGACCGCGGGCCTGGATCTGGAGATGCCCTCGACCGGTGGTGTCTCCGACTGCGAGGTGGTGGCTGCGGTCCAGAACGGAGCACTGGCGGCCGACGCTGTCGCCCGCGCCGCCGGCCGGGTGGCCGGATTGACCGGTAAGGTCACCCAAAGTCACGACACTCCAACATCATTCGACATCGATGATCATCATGCGCTGGCGCGTCAGGCCGCCCGGCAGTCCATCGTCCTGCTGAAGAACGATGACGAGCTGTTGCCGCTGGCTCCTGCGCCGCTGGCGGTCATCGGCGGGTTCGCGCAGGAGCCGAGATATCAGGGCGGCGGCAGCTCCCACGTGAACCCGACCCGGCTCGATGTTCCACTGGACGAGATCCGCAGGCTCGCAGGCGATCACCCGGTCAGCCACTGCCCCGGCACCGACATCACCGCTGCGGTGACGTCGGCGAAGGCGGCCGAGGCGGCCATCGTGTTCCTGGGCCTCACTGCCGAGGAGGAGTCCGAGGGCTACGACCGCACGCACATCGACCTGCCCGCCGCACAGATCGACCTGTTGCGCGCGGTGGTCGAGGTACAGCCCCGCACCGTGGTGGTGTTGTCGCACGGCGGTGTGGTGCGGCTCGACGCCGTCGCCGGCCTGGCCCCGGCCATCGTCGACGGGGCCCTGCTCGGACAGGCCGGGGGCGGCGCGCTGGCCGACGTGCTGTTCGGCATCGTCAATCCCTCGGGCCGGCTGGCCGAGACCGTGCCGCTGCGGCTGCAGGATTCTCCGGCCTACCTGAATTTCCCGCCCGAGGTCGGTCATACCGTCTACGGCGAGCGGATGTTCGTCGGGTACCGCTGGTATGACGCCCGGGACATGCCGGTGGCCTTCCCGTTCGGGCACGGCCTGTCCTACACGACTTTCGGCTACACCGACCTCGAGGTCACCGCCACCGCCGACGGGGTTTCCGTGCGGTTGACCGTGACCAACACCGGTTCCCGGGCGGGTCGAGAGGTGGTCCAGGTCTATGCCGGACTCCCCGGATCCGCCGTCGGCCGGCCGACGCGGTGGCTGACCGGGTTCGGCGGCGTCACCCTCGAACCGGATGAGCGCCGCACGATCGACATCACCGTCAGGCGAGCCGATCTCGCCTATTGGAGTCCGGATGCGGGACGCTGGGTGGTCGAGGCCGGCGAGTACCTGATGTCGGTCGGCGCGTCGAGCCGCGACCTTCGGCTGAGCGCGTCGGTGACGCTGGACGGTGACGAGCCGACCCGGCCCTTCACCCGAGAATCGACACTGGGTGAGCTGCTCGCCGATCCCGTGGCGGCGCAGACGATCCTGTCGGTGCTGGGCAGCGCGTCCCCGTTCGGTTCAGTCGATTCCGCGCTCGGCGCCAACCTGATGCGGATGCTGGAATCCGTACCGATCGGGCGGATGGCCGGATTCTCGGGTGGCAAGGTCACCCGTCAGCAGCTGGACGAACTGCTCGCGGGCATCAACGCTCAACGATCCTGA
- a CDS encoding TetR/AcrR family transcriptional regulator: protein MAESPALDDESSTRGRILAATAEVLGANGMTKLSLSEVASQAGVSRPTLYRWFASKQELLDAFVVWERKFYERAVAQAAAGLPEDEHLDAALRTVVEYQQSYPGLRMIDIEPEHVIRRLAQVIPLMRERLQRLTTGSDADIAAATAVRVAVCHYLVRSDDADDFLAQLRHAARVKHQH from the coding sequence ATGGCGGAATCACCGGCCCTGGATGACGAGAGCAGCACCCGCGGACGGATCCTGGCCGCCACCGCCGAGGTGCTCGGAGCGAACGGGATGACCAAGCTCAGCCTGTCCGAGGTCGCCTCGCAGGCCGGGGTGTCCAGGCCCACGCTCTACCGCTGGTTTGCCTCCAAACAGGAATTGCTCGACGCGTTCGTGGTGTGGGAGCGCAAGTTCTACGAACGGGCCGTCGCGCAGGCCGCCGCCGGTCTGCCCGAAGACGAACATCTGGACGCGGCGCTGCGTACGGTCGTCGAATACCAACAGTCGTACCCGGGGCTCCGGATGATCGACATCGAACCCGAACACGTCATCCGACGGCTCGCCCAGGTCATCCCGCTGATGCGGGAACGCCTGCAACGGCTGACAACCGGGTCGGATGCCGATATCGCCGCGGCCACCGCGGTGCGGGTCGCGGTCTGCCACTACCTGGTGCGCAGCGATGACGCCGATGATTTCCTGGCGCAGCTGCGCCACGCAGCAAGGGTGAAGCATCAACACTGA
- a CDS encoding cytochrome P450: MTVASSPQAREYSPFDITSHDFWSRPFAERDKTFAQLRAGDGLSWHQPLSTLFDVEEPGFWAITRRADIQFVSQHPELFTSTQGVALDPMPADVQKFATFFLMMDPPEHTTYRRLISSAFTPRNVRKIEEQIHANAVAVVDDLIGAGDVDFVEACSAQLPMRTISDMLGVPTADQPALAKAAEKLFSMSDDEYSSLEERAMATINEIMLISNTGVELAKFRRANPGDDLMTSIVNAEVDGHRLTDEEIGAFLILLASAGNDTTKQTTTHAMMALAANPDQKDWLLEDFDNRIGLATEEFVRWATPVIQFARHATEDVELAGQQIRAGDKVGLFYCSGNRDESVFTDPQRFDLSRSPNPQVGFGGGGPHFCLGNQLAKTELRHLFRELLTRLKTIEFGEPELLYSSFVHGIKRVPAHIA, translated from the coding sequence GTGACAGTTGCCAGCTCACCGCAGGCACGCGAATACAGCCCATTCGACATCACGTCGCACGATTTCTGGAGCCGCCCGTTCGCCGAGCGTGACAAGACGTTCGCTCAGTTGCGGGCCGGGGACGGCCTGAGCTGGCACCAGCCGCTGTCCACGCTGTTCGACGTCGAAGAGCCCGGCTTCTGGGCCATCACCCGCCGCGCCGACATCCAGTTCGTCAGCCAGCACCCCGAGTTGTTCACCTCGACGCAGGGTGTGGCGCTCGACCCGATGCCTGCCGACGTACAGAAATTCGCCACGTTCTTCCTGATGATGGATCCGCCGGAGCACACCACATACCGTCGCCTGATCAGCTCGGCGTTCACCCCGCGCAATGTCCGCAAGATCGAAGAGCAGATCCACGCCAACGCGGTCGCCGTCGTCGACGATCTGATCGGTGCCGGGGACGTCGACTTCGTCGAGGCATGCTCGGCGCAGCTGCCGATGCGGACGATCTCCGACATGCTCGGTGTGCCCACTGCCGACCAGCCGGCGTTGGCCAAAGCGGCCGAGAAGTTGTTCAGCATGAGCGATGACGAGTACTCCTCACTCGAGGAACGCGCCATGGCCACCATCAACGAGATCATGCTGATCTCGAACACCGGGGTAGAGCTGGCCAAGTTCCGGCGGGCCAATCCCGGTGATGATCTGATGACCAGCATCGTCAACGCCGAGGTCGACGGGCACCGGCTCACCGACGAAGAGATCGGGGCGTTCCTGATCCTGCTTGCCTCGGCGGGCAACGACACCACCAAGCAGACCACCACGCACGCCATGATGGCCCTGGCCGCAAACCCGGACCAAAAAGATTGGCTCCTGGAGGATTTCGACAACCGGATCGGTCTGGCCACCGAAGAATTCGTGCGCTGGGCCACCCCCGTGATCCAATTCGCCCGCCACGCCACCGAAGACGTCGAACTGGCCGGACAGCAGATCCGGGCCGGTGACAAGGTTGGCCTGTTCTACTGCTCGGGCAACCGCGACGAATCGGTGTTCACCGACCCGCAGCGGTTCGATCTGAGCCGTTCGCCCAACCCGCAGGTCGGTTTCGGCGGCGGTGGCCCGCACTTCTGTCTCGGCAATCAGCTGGCCAAGACCGAGTTGCGACATCTGTTCCGCGAGCTGCTGACCCGGCTCAAGACGATCGAGTTCGGCGAGCCCGAGTTGCTGTACAGCAGCTTCGTGCACGGCATCAAGCGCGTGCCCGCGCACATCGCCTAG
- a CDS encoding ferredoxin, which yields MRVEVDLGKCTGHGICESIAEDVFEVADEGMVHIHGDDHLESDRERLQQAVTQCPAGALRLEG from the coding sequence ATGCGCGTCGAGGTCGATCTGGGCAAGTGCACCGGGCACGGTATCTGCGAATCGATCGCCGAGGACGTGTTCGAGGTGGCCGACGAGGGCATGGTGCACATCCACGGCGACGATCACCTGGAAAGCGATCGGGAACGGTTGCAGCAGGCCGTGACTCAATGCCCGGCAGGAGCTTTGCGTCTGGAGGGCTAG
- a CDS encoding thioesterase family protein, with amino-acid sequence MSDSYYELIDETDAIGEKFRATDMARGTWSAAIQHGAPVSALLVRALERCEHRSDTRLSRVAIDLMGGVPSEGNLWVRAQLERPGKQIELVSAEMLAPGPDGAPRVVARASGWRMLQLDTTAVAHSGAEPLPPLERARSRDMAKNWEPNYVHSVDWRWLTVPQAPGAGESWLRPTVDVVKGESMTPLQRLFAVADDANGIGSKIDIRKWTFLNTDLVVHIHRVPDGEWIGIRADTHYGPDGIGATVGTLFDQSGAVGAIQQSVLVRPRPPKRS; translated from the coding sequence ATGTCTGACTCTTACTACGAGCTGATCGACGAGACCGACGCGATCGGCGAAAAGTTTCGCGCCACCGACATGGCGCGCGGCACCTGGTCGGCTGCGATCCAGCACGGGGCGCCGGTGTCGGCGCTGTTGGTGCGTGCCCTCGAACGCTGCGAGCATCGTTCTGACACCCGGTTGAGCCGGGTGGCCATCGATCTGATGGGTGGCGTGCCATCCGAGGGCAATCTGTGGGTGCGCGCGCAGCTGGAACGACCGGGCAAACAGATCGAACTGGTCAGCGCCGAAATGCTGGCGCCCGGGCCGGACGGTGCTCCACGCGTGGTGGCGCGGGCGAGCGGCTGGCGGATGTTGCAGTTGGACACCACCGCCGTGGCGCACTCCGGCGCCGAACCCCTGCCACCGCTGGAGCGGGCACGCAGCCGCGACATGGCCAAGAACTGGGAACCCAACTACGTGCACAGTGTGGATTGGCGCTGGCTGACCGTCCCGCAGGCACCCGGCGCGGGCGAATCCTGGTTGAGGCCGACGGTCGACGTGGTCAAGGGCGAGTCGATGACACCGCTGCAGCGGCTGTTCGCGGTCGCCGACGACGCCAACGGCATCGGCTCGAAGATCGACATCCGCAAGTGGACGTTCCTGAACACCGATCTGGTGGTGCACATCCACCGGGTGCCCGACGGTGAGTGGATCGGCATCCGCGCCGACACCCATTACGGTCCCGACGGCATCGGCGCAACGGTGGGAACCTTGTTCGACCAGTCCGGTGCCGTCGGCGCCATTCAGCAGTCGGTGCTGGTGCGTCCCCGGCCACCCAAGCGTTCCTAG
- a CDS encoding SMP-30/gluconolactonase/LRE family protein: MTAGTEQAGTTELAHGFCFGEGPRWFEGLLWFSDMLGEAVHTVNLSGSMTTLPVPGHSPSGLGFRPDGTLLIVSTQRRQILRYDGDSIELLADLGDLVPAALGDMVVDESGRAYVGSQARTDGVIVCIDTDAAADPVRVVAEHLDFPNGMAITPDGTTLIVAESTARRLSAFTISPDGGLTDRRVFAEGLDGPPDGIAIDAEGGVWVALTLAHEFQRLAPDGSAVTDRVDTGGRTAIACALGGIEGRTLFLVTTTDAYPERLVGTKLSRVDALMVETPAPGDHDTHHHH, translated from the coding sequence ATGACGGCGGGAACCGAACAGGCCGGCACAACCGAACTGGCGCACGGCTTCTGTTTCGGTGAAGGCCCACGGTGGTTCGAAGGTCTGCTCTGGTTCTCCGACATGCTGGGCGAGGCCGTGCACACGGTCAACCTGTCCGGTTCCATGACGACCCTGCCTGTGCCCGGACATTCCCCGTCCGGACTGGGATTTCGGCCCGACGGCACGCTGCTGATCGTATCCACCCAGCGTCGTCAGATACTGCGCTATGACGGCGACAGCATCGAGTTGCTGGCCGATCTCGGCGATCTGGTTCCCGCAGCGCTCGGTGACATGGTGGTCGACGAGAGCGGCAGGGCCTATGTCGGATCGCAGGCCCGTACCGACGGGGTCATCGTGTGCATCGACACGGATGCGGCGGCCGACCCCGTTCGAGTGGTGGCCGAGCACCTCGACTTTCCCAATGGGATGGCCATCACCCCGGACGGCACCACGCTGATCGTCGCGGAGTCCACCGCGCGCCGGCTGAGTGCGTTCACGATCTCCCCCGACGGCGGTTTGACCGACCGGCGAGTGTTCGCCGAGGGCCTCGACGGTCCACCGGACGGCATTGCGATCGACGCGGAAGGCGGGGTGTGGGTGGCGCTGACCCTGGCGCACGAGTTCCAGCGCCTCGCGCCCGACGGTTCTGCGGTGACCGACCGCGTCGACACCGGTGGGCGCACCGCGATCGCGTGTGCGCTCGGCGGTATCGAAGGACGGACCCTGTTCCTGGTCACCACCACGGATGCCTATCCGGAGCGCCTGGTCGGCACCAAACTGTCGCGCGTCGACGCCCTGATGGTCGAAACTCCCGCACCGGGCGACCACGACACGCATCACCACCACTGA
- a CDS encoding NIPSNAP family protein — protein MKKFYGHTLLYLHETIDLGSGRTDQFSAPFGELYQPMMEDLGARLFAIWETTPYNGHWPKVTIIWEIDAFADYARIGKAQAVGGSHEKQALQWAAYLSEIGARGEGRIMYAGKYNRTLAQLQEANFGAGLVIQEIMQTKPGRQDDYIRELERLYVPWSESTGKRWLGSFITTFRFNEVIHYWALDDDWDCFENHYPSWKGNPPAEIVTWMSVAPALRDGWEDSILSALPPSPLK, from the coding sequence ATGAAGAAGTTCTACGGCCACACGCTGCTGTATCTGCACGAGACCATCGATCTGGGTTCGGGTCGGACCGATCAGTTCAGCGCCCCGTTCGGTGAGCTGTACCAGCCGATGATGGAAGACCTGGGTGCGCGGCTGTTCGCGATCTGGGAGACCACGCCCTACAACGGGCACTGGCCCAAGGTGACGATCATCTGGGAGATCGACGCATTCGCCGACTATGCCCGGATCGGCAAGGCGCAGGCGGTCGGCGGCAGCCACGAGAAGCAGGCTCTGCAGTGGGCCGCCTACCTGTCCGAGATCGGCGCCCGCGGCGAGGGGCGAATCATGTACGCCGGCAAGTACAACCGGACACTCGCTCAGCTCCAGGAAGCAAACTTCGGTGCCGGCCTGGTGATCCAGGAGATCATGCAAACCAAGCCCGGGCGCCAGGACGACTACATCCGCGAGCTCGAGCGGCTGTATGTGCCCTGGTCGGAGAGCACCGGCAAGCGGTGGCTGGGCTCGTTCATCACCACCTTCCGGTTCAACGAGGTGATCCACTACTGGGCACTCGATGACGACTGGGATTGCTTCGAAAATCATTACCCCTCCTGGAAGGGCAACCCACCCGCCGAGATCGTCACCTGGATGAGCGTGGCGCCCGCGCTGCGTGACGGCTGGGAGGATTCGATCCTCTCGGCCCTGCCGCCGTCACCGCTGAAGTAG